In a single window of the Drosophila subpulchrella strain 33 F10 #4 breed RU33 chromosome X, RU_Dsub_v1.1 Primary Assembly, whole genome shotgun sequence genome:
- the LOC119557437 gene encoding uncharacterized protein LOC119557437 isoform X2 encodes MESVYKTLRNREVPFSPGRTARYRPRATNGRSSRRVQPAGTNSEQANFGVNDVPIAIGNDAANLQLQPPIVAPEIQGLDYQDYGEEFGGLCGNTGLNA; translated from the coding sequence atggagtCCGTGTATAAGACCCTCAGGAACCGCGAGGTACCATTTAGTCCCGGAAGAACTGCAAGATACAGGCCCCGAGCGACGAACGGAAGGTCTTCACGACGAGTTCAGCCAGCCGGAACCAATAGCGAACAAGCCAACTTTGGTGTAAATGACGTCCCGATTGCGATTGGAAATGATGCGGCAAACCTTCAGCTGCAACCACCGATTGTTGCTCCCGAAATCCAGGGACTTGATTATCAAGATTATGGGGAAGAATTCGGAG